In a genomic window of Glycine max cultivar Williams 82 chromosome 13, Glycine_max_v4.0, whole genome shotgun sequence:
- the LOC102661959 gene encoding F-box protein At1g80960, whose amino-acid sequence MVNPDMISNLPDEIKTNILSKLCIDEAVRCSVLSKTWKGLWKGMSHMELNATNMVEPFTKLLRSRKPRTFPDFSAIAPPMLKSVIGYNALVVPLLFNHLGVISSCRIQHFKKSLAFEHVENWVEILVAIHTRLKDLSLECVAHCEELTEKIMPEEYTYIPRFRHGAFECLASLELINYTLNSWIPFLECSQLKRLKMKSIYLDDVTLSGILENCVVVENFSLLECIGFERVIIMRSTLKVLQLQALCVDELQISCENLDVMMLDSIICPMQSLSIYAPCLRTFHTYCNSMYGRMLSVRNGNSIVKTHEILTHCCGLLGSPNGNIFQNVSTLCIDLDLNNIREAEVLSYVLKLCPNLQVLEIALPAFRPKSQISNSSQRCDLSYPIPMFWERRELCNCISQKLKFVCIRGFRGEEQEVEFSKYMITRATMMKRITIISSNSLRNIMKAADNLFSLPWASVFGYIGI is encoded by the exons ATGGTGAATCCAGATATGATTAGCAATCTTCCAGACGAGATCAAAACCAATATCCTATCTAAGCTTTGCATCGATGAAGCTGTGAGATGCAGTGTCCTCTCAAAGACTTGGAAAGGTCTTTGGAAAGGAATGTCACACATGGAGTTAAACGCGACCAACATGGTGGAGCCTTTCACAAAGCTATTGCGATCACGGAAGCCTCGCACATTCCCCGATTTCAGTGCTATTGCTCCACCGATGCTCAAAAGTGTCATTGGCTACAATGCTCTTGTCGTCCCGTTGTTATTTAATCACTTGGGCGTCATTTCTAGCTGTCGTATTCAACATTTCAAGAAAAGCCTGGCATTTGAGCATGTAGAGAATTGGGTTGAAATTCTAGTTGCTATACACACACGTCTTAAAGATCTGAGTTTAGAGTGTGTGGCTCACTGTGAAGAACTTACTGAAAAGATCATGCCTGAAGAGTATACTTACATACCCCGTTTTAGGCATGGGGCTTTTGAATGTTTGGCTTCACTGGAGTTGATCAACTACACACTTAACTCTTGGATCCCTTTTCTGGAATGCAGTCAACTCAAAAGACTTAAAATGAAGAGCATATACCTAGATGATGTGACCCTAAGTGGGATTTTAGAAAACTGTGTGGTGGTTGAAAATTTTAGTTTGCTAGAGTGCATTGGTTTCGAGAGAGTTATCATCATGAGATCGACACTTAAAGTTTTGCAGCTCCAAGCCCTATGTGTGGACGAGCTTCAAATTTCCTGTGAAAACCTTGATGTTATGATGCTTGACTCTATAATTTGTCCAATGCAAAGTTTGAGCATTTATGCCCCATGTCTCCGGACTTTTCATACTTACTGCAACTCAATGTATGGAAGAATGCTTTCTGTTAGAAATGGAAATTCTATTGTGAAAACCCATGAGATTCTTACACATTGTTGTGGGCTTCTG GGGTCTCCAAATGGGAATATATTTCAGAATGTATCAACCTTGTGCATAGACCTGGATTTGAATAACATAAGAGAAGCTGAGGTTCTTTCTTATGTCTTGAAATTATGTCCAAACTTACAAGTGCTTGAAATTGCTTTACCG GCTTTTAGGCCCAAAAGCCAAATTAGCAATAGCTCCCAACGTTGTGATTTATCATATCCCATACCAATGTTTTGGGAGAGGCGAGAATTATGCAACTGTATCAGTCAAAAGCTGAAGTTTGTGTGCATTAGGGGATTTAGAGGTGAAGAACAAGAAGTAGAATTTTCCAAATACATGATAACAAGAGCCACCATGATGAAGAGGATTACCATAATCAGTAGCAACAGTCTTAGAAACATAATGAAAGCAGCTGACAATTTGTTTTCACTACCTTGGGCTTCCG